The genomic region cagcttagtgtcatccgcaaacttgctaagggtgcactcgatgccttcatccacgTTATTGATAGTTATTGAACAgggttggacccagcactgagccctggggacaccacttgtgaccagcctctggctggatttaactccatttcccatcactctctgggcccggccatccaaccagttttccacccaggagagtgtgcacctgtccaggccagtggctgacagtttcctaagcagaatgttgtgagaagctgtgtcaaaggctttactgagtCCAAAAAGACcatatccacagccttcccctcatcctgtaaGTGAGTCaacttgtcatagaaggcgatcaggttagtttggcagggcccgcctttcgtgaacccgttTGACAGGGCCTGATCACCCTGTTATCTTGCacgtgcttcatgatagcactcaagatcacctttTCCATggctttccccagcactgagatctgactgacaggcctgtagtttcctggatcctccctctgacccttcttatAAACGGGTATAATATcaaccagcctccagtcaagtggaatttccccagtcagccaggataTTTTCCCATTCTGTATCACAATGAAACCATGATTTCTCAAgcaacagggaagaaaaaagaatgtggtttttttcatctaactattttttttccataattttttttccatcctaaGAAACAGCAATAGGGTGCTTGCCTAGGAAGTTATGAGAAAGTTTCACCTCTGTGCTCTGTCTTGTTCAGCTTATCTTGTACTTAACTTTCAGTCTCTTATCACAGCTGTGTGTCCTGGTCTTCTAGAGTCTTTTGTCTTTTCCAATGGAGCCACTATATTTAACTATtccttgctgataggagggcaAATAGAAGCGACATTGTGTAGCTCAATTGTGTACCACCTCAGTCATTCCTTATGGCTACAGTTTTTAGGAGAATGTCTATGCTAAGTGTGAGAAATCTTCCCCATTGAAATCAGCATGTGAATCCTCAGCATATCATCTTTCATGGAAGGAAGTGGAATACAGATCACGTTACATGTTTAAGTTGAAACTCTgagtgcttttattttgtggCGCAGAAGTCTTCTCATGTATATGTGCTGCCCTGATCTTAGTGTTTCTACTGGACAGCAGTCTGTACTTAGCTGAGTTAGTTTTGTTATAAGATTGTTTAAATGAATTAACTCTTTCTGCATAAAGATCTCTCAGTTAATTACTGCAAAATCACAGTATAGTTCCAAAATAGAAAGCAGAGAATCAGCATGTGACTGCTGATTCTGCCTTCCCACCAAGGCTTCCATTagcagcaaacagcagctgcagataAAAATAGAAGGTGATAAGCAACTAGGATCTTTAGTTAAACACAGAAGTCACTCTTCATAAGAGCAAGGAGTCCAGTGCAACAATGAAGTCTCTGCAATTCATCAGTGCTGAAGCATTCGTGTCAAATGCAGAGTTTGCCAGAAAAAATCTCAGTGGTATTGCCCGtgatctttttcctcttctttttaaagCCAGCTACTTACTGGAGCAAGGGGAAGTGATACATGACTTGGTAGAGAACTGGCCGCTTGTTGACTTTAACATAGGAAAACTTTTGGGAGCTACTGTGGACTACCAGGAAGACCTGAGCCATCGAACATGCTCAGTGTGCTTGGAAAGCTGCTTGACAGGGCTGAGGGACTATGTGCTGAACCATCCATCTTCCTGTGTGAAAAGATTGAAAGTGGTGGACCTGACCGGTATGAAAGATGTCGAAGTTCAGTTTTGTCATTGTAAGAAGACAATGGGCAGGtgggccaggacacagctgctctCTAAGCTTTGTTTAGAACTTGTCTTTTGTCTGCAACAAAGACAGTGTGATCCAGGTATCTTTGAAATCAGTATTGATGTGCTAATTGAATTGTTTGTTACAGATCGAAACTATGAGCTGATAGTGCAGGCCCTGTTGAAGAAATCCTATTGTCCACTGAAGATTTGCTGTGTGGCACTCAGATTTGACAACCTGGCTTTGCAGAAATTCTTCTATATCATAAAGCTCACTGATTTGTCTTTGTTGCGCAAACTGGAAATAGTTCACAATGTTCGCTTGGAAATGGAACACCTGGAAATACTCCTCAACAGTATCCACTTCCCTTTATTGACATCCTTGACTTTGCCAGCACGAACATTTAATGTGCAAAGGTTCACAGCTGCAGATGAACGGATGCTTAGTGACATTGGAGAAAAAATGGGTGAAATGATGCAGCTGACTGAGCTGAGTGTGCCATTTTCTATACTCACAGGAAGAATACAGAAGCTTCTCAGGTAATTTGGTCATCCTGCTTTCAGCCAAGCTGTAAAGAACAGCCCTTTGTGCCATCAGTGGAGTACCTTGGACATCAAGGAAGTGAGTGTATCACAGAATGTGTGTGAGAAGGGGCAGCAGCAAGCTAGGAAAGAGCATTTGTTGGGGGGAATTGGAAGCCAATGTATATTTAATATAGTTGGAATTGCTGACAGTTCTTATTAATATCTTCCAGAGCTCATCTGATGAGTATATACTTTCAGCTTTCACATTAGAGAGGTGTACACCCAGATATTTTGATGTGCCACGTTCTTGAGCTTATGTCTCAGTCAGCTTAGGCTAGTCTTTGGCGCAAGACCTGAGTTGTATTCCAAGAATTTTTCAGGATATCTAGTGAATCATTATCTTCTAAAAAACATGcagtaatcacagaatcacagaatcacacagaatcacagaataaccaggttggaagagacccaccagatcattgagtccaaccgttaacattaaaccatatccctcagcacctcatccacccgtgccttaaacacctccagggaaggtgaatcaaccacctccctgggcagcctgctccagtgcccaacTAATGATACTAATGATACTAATGATACTAATATTCCACAGGTACTGTATTTTTAGATGGACAGGGACATAAGAGACTTTGATTTGAGACTTTGATTTCAATTCTTGATTGTATCCATTGATCACAAGGCAAGAGAGTTCTGATGGCTTTCTGTACTCGAGATTAAGTTTATATACAAATAATTGTGATTAATTCCTGGGAAGAGTTGACAATTCTCAAAAAGATAACAAGCTGTCAGTGAACAGCATTCATAtttgaacagaaaatgtttaaCTGTATGCTTAGAGCatcaaaaaaaaggcagagtcAAGTTTCATCAAGAAAAATGACCTTAGCTTAATATTCCTCCTGAAcaaagaattaatttcatttaaaagttgTGGGTGGCACACTACGTATATTGatagaaataaattacaagCTTCTGACCTTGAACCAGCTGAGTTCTGTGGCAGAAGTCTCACTTAGAATTTGTTTGTATGAAAGAGATCGCTTGTTTTTCAGCTGTCAGAACTATTTTATATGCAATTAGAATTTGTACATATAATCTCAGGTACACTTCTTCCAGCCTTCATCATCATAAGATGTCTTTGCAACTCCAGAATAATACAATGTGTAAAGCTCTGGGGCATTTACAAACATTAAGTAGAAACAAAActagaaacaaaagcagatgtCTTATTAGAATAGTGATTGGGGTTTTGTCTTGGAATTAATCCTTCCTTAGTGGAAGTTATTTAAATCTCTGGAATTATAACAACTTTCTACAAGAAGCAGTCACCAGTTTTTTTATGGTAGTAATGATTAAAAATTCAGCAAGTAATAGACATATGACAATATATAACTGGTTACAAAATAGGCACATAGAATGTTGCCAGATCAATCCACATTAAAACAACACTCATAAATAAGAAGCTAATTCATGGAActgatttcaggaagaaaatgttgtGTTAGCACATGCTTCTCTTTCTCAAAAGGagttagaaaaaataatgaatgttGCAGATGGCTGTATTCataatgtgaatatttttatgaaattttgTAAATGTAGCTTTTCAATGTTTTATGTCAACCCCtcttatttctctttaattctGCAGCCCACTAAAAACTCCACTGAAGATGCTGGATGTTTCTAACTGCTCATTGAACCATGCTGATATGGTCTATTTAGCCAATAGCTTCCATGCTAATCACTTAGAAGCCCTGGACTTGAGTGGTCACAACATACTTGACCTTTATCCATCAACATTCTTTAAGTTTCTCAGCCATTTCTCTTCAGTGCTCAGAATTCTTACCTTGGAGGACTGTAACATCCAAGACACTCACCTCAACATGTTGATTTTAGGTTTAAGCCCTTGTCAGAAACTACAGGAGTTTAAGTTTCTTGGAAACCCACTGTCATCACAAGCACTTAAAcatcttttcacttttctctgtGAGTTGCCAATGCTGAAAAATGTGGAGTTCCCAGTTCCAAGGGACTGCTACCCTGTTGGCATCACCTACCCAATTGATGATGCCAGTCTCTGCAGATTTGATCACCAAAAGTATGAAAGTGTCGCAGAGGAGCTTAATCTCATTTTACTCCAAGCAAATAGGGAGGATGTGAAGGCTTCAACTCCACTCTTCGGCAGTTATGACGCAGCTGTTCAGGAGACGAAGAATGAACTGGGAGCTTACTTGATCAAGTCCTTCAAAGAAACTTTAGAAAAGTTCACTACTTCTCTTAACAAAATGAGTTAAATGTGTAACATAGTTGTGATGAGATGCTCTGTCAAATCAGAAGTTAGTTTACTCTCTCTAGAACTGCACCTTCATTGACTAGCCTTGAATTTTCTCCCAATTCTCAGCTGAATTtactgtttgtttgttgtttacCTCTGCTCATAGGAGGTATTTTAACTCTGCTATACCTGTTGCATACTACTTATGGAAGCACTACTTTGCTCTTAAAGGAGCGGCGGACCTCCAACAGCTTATTATTTTACACATAGGAACTTTGTTTCTCATTAAAACGATAGGTGCCTAAGTTTGGCTGATTTCTTACACAGTTTCTCTGGATTTGTCAGTGGAACTTGTAGCCTTACAGAAGAGGCAATGAAGTCCTTTCCCAAGTCCAGCAGGAAGACCCAAAGAGTGTGCACCTATCCTCACCTATGGTTCTCTAAATCAATTTTTAGTTTTGCCCCTCGCTTTCTGAATTCACTAGTCTGTGTTTTATCCAATATATTCCCAATGGTGGGGAATGTATAACAGCCTCCATGTCCCtacttttaatttgcttttctgggcatttcaaacaaacatttaatttcagCTGCATTAGGGATGTGGGCCATGAGTTGGCTTCACCGCATGTACTTACTAGTGCTGTTCCTCAGCCAATGTGACTAAGAGGAGTTCTCTTCTGTCAATATTTACTACTTTGAAGTGTGGTTTGATGCACTAAGACCTTTTATTAAAACACTGTAGCTCACATTCTACTTACAGTACTTGAAATTTTGAACCAAATAATCCCATGTCATAAATCAAGGGCCTGCATAATCACTCTGGTGTGCAACCCTTTGAATCTTTGTCATATGTATTCTTACTTGCATATATACAATATAATGACTGAAGCAGAATTGCTATAGctaattaatataaaatatctaATATGAAAATCAAGTTACAaaaagttagattttttttctgcaatgtttCAAACATCTTTTCACAAATGTGGGGACTGCAAAGGAATAGGTTATGTTGTTGCACATGCAACATAAATGCTTGAAGGCTCATTACATTGCAATCTGACTTTTGAATTTTGATACTACCTTAAACTCAGAATGCATTTATCTTAGCTAGTGAATTGGCTGCATTTTGATAAAACAGAATTAATGTTAAGGGGTAAAACAGCCAGCAGACTGACTCATATCTGGGATAAAATACAGATAGCTAAGCTGTTAACTGCAATCTGGCTGGTGGATATTTCATGCTAATCATAATTACTGACAATTATCTTAATTTAAACTAATGATGCTAAGTTGCTGAACTCAGTAGTACAAaactatgaaattaaaataataaagtttAAAATTGTAATAATTGTAAAATTTCACAAATATTATTGGAAGCTTGATTCCAGCAGATCCCCAAAACTTCCACGGCAGTTGTAAAATTAATATTCAAGTGCTCACACTTCAAGCAAGAATTACGCTTTGATCTGAGGCACCTACATTGTAAAACATGAATTTAGATAGAAAAGCCTAAATGatcttttattttagaaaaatccaaaaatcttaaaaatataatttcataatATGCTGTCgggtatatatttattttggacTCTATACTGTAAGTCCATGGAAGTACAATTCCACAACTAGAAGTGGATCTGGCTGAAAAAGCAGAGGTTTAAACCTAAGCTGTTATCAAATTCCCATATTCAATGAACATTTTGAAGAATAAAACTCATTGTTTTCTATAATGTCACCTGCGCCAGCCTCATCGCAAATGGCCTTTTAATGAACTAGTCAAGGATTTAAATTAGAACTtaggaaaaagcattttaaacttAATACCCTTTTAGGCAATGAAAACCTGACATGTTGCCTTTGAAAACAGTCCAGGGAAAAAGCGATTTCACCTCTTCAGACTCACTGCTTACAGGGAAAGATAATGGCATTTCAGGCACCTCAGCTACAGTAGCTTTCAGAGGATGCTCAGATGTCAGCTTCACAAATTGATTCTGGCTGTGCAGCATCTCGAGTTGATCCTCCAGGCAAGAGAGAGTGTTTGGTCACTGAACTGGATTGTTGTATCTATGTTGTATCTATGGTTTGAAACATCAGGGAAGAGGTGAGTGAGAGAGGAAGATTTCCACAACTAAAGAGGTTTGTTTCACtaagatatatatttttcatttacacatttgttttggggtttttttctacttttttctcatttttttaagatgttatGTGATTTACTTctatttcagagaaaattaaatagaatGCCTTGATAATCAATATATTAAATGTTTGCAAGCTAGGAAGTCATCTGCCATTCAGAATTTGCTAAGTAGtctatcaaaaatattttaaaaaagagtaGAGGCAGAGAAACATCTCCCTTGACTTGCCGTTCACACTGCTTCTGAGGCAGCCcgggatacagttggctttctgggcagatagtgcacattgccagctcatgctgagctcctcatccaccagcacaccCAAGCCCTTTATTCTTAAGCAACTTGCTAAACTAATTAAGAGTTGTTTTTATTGTCACTTATGTCATAAAAGTATCACCTCTCAAGAATATATCAAAGCTGCTCAGACCTCACAATGAAACTAAtgccagaaaaacaaatgtaagTCATagtaataaatactttttttttcaaaggggTAGCAGATCAGCTACTTGTGTGTCCTTTTTACATGATACCTGTATTTTCTATAATATCATTACCTCAGAAAACAGTCAATTGTTTCAACATTCCGTTTAATGAAAATTAGGGTTTTCAAAGTATTCCCTCCTATCTAGGTTTTGCTCCAACTGAGTTGAGTTTTATGCTAAAATGAACATATTTATGCTTGGATCATTGGAGCTGCTGAAGAATGTTAGGTGCCAGCTACTTTACAGCTAcaaagctgtgctgctgttaCATAAGATTTCAAATAGGGACAGAGGCCACACGTTACTTCTTTAAGCTCTTTAAGATCTAATGGAGACTATTACTTGCGTTGTTTTCTGACCGATAATTTAGACTAGatctttttgtttcattctgctccctcaaacataaaaatgaaggtTTAGACTTCAGTGTAAAAAAGGACAGCAGTGAAGACCGGTGTGTTCAATGTCAATCTAAAACACTTGagaataaagatttttctgtgttcatttttaGCTTTTCACACGTAAGACCAAACATCTACTACAACACTAATATTGCTCAAGAAACTGGCAAAACAACCAATAGGGTCacttaaaaaagcaaatcaaacaAGAAAGGTATGGAATGATTTCCTATGCTCTGTGCTTCTAACTGGATTTAATTACTATCTTGAATCATTCCTAGTTCCCTTctatattcttctttttctgtattaccATTCAAAATAAAGCTTTAGCTGTGTTTTGTAAGGAAGGTTCAGGGTATGAAATTTAGGGATTTATATTAGTGCTGTAACTATCTCACTGAATATCTCCAGAGTGCTACGTTTTGTTTATTGTCTGCCACTGAATTTAACTGCTTCCCTGTCATATAACAAAAGACTCCTTTTAAAAAGGAGTGCATAAATATTGCCTTTGAATTATATATGTTAAATCCATATTGTACATGATGACAGCTACCAATTACAGTgactattttttcctgaaatcatAACACACAAAGCAACTTTACCTTTCTGTCTCAGAGTACATTTAGCCTACTAAATATTAATATATGCAGGTAGGTAAGGTGGTGGAGGGCCATAATTTAGTAGGAGACAGGTAAGGCTTGCGTTGATGATctctaatgattctgtgaactctACAAGTCTCTGCAGACCTTTGATGCTCCCATCAGAAAAGTCAGAACGCACCCTGTGGCACAAAGACGTAATACAGAACTGCACATCCAGAATGGATACAACTCCACAGAAGCACACACTACGAGAATGGACCCGTGAGTCTAAAATGCTCCTTGATCAGGAACTTGTTCAGCAAGGTGCTCATTACAAGACAAAGCATACTGACAGTTTAGAATAAGTTTATTAGTCAACCACAAttacaaaatttaaatatttatacagcAAGATGGAAAATTCTTTAGTAACCAAACACCTCAAACTATTTTGCTGCAGTATTCACAGCAATGCTTTTGTTCCTTTTACGAGTTCATCTGATATCATCCCTTAGTAACTGGACAGCTTCTGAAAGGCAGGTTTAATTTTAAGAATACATTTCACATTTGTCAATGCAGTATACAAACCCCCAAAAATTCAAGACCACGCTAAATTGattccaaaaataaaaggaaagaaagaaaaagaaaaaaggacagGCACATCGCAGTCACCCACGAGCTATTTACAGAGTAGCCAATACTGTTCATGTGTTGCCATAGTTTGAAGGGCACAGATTAAAATGCTCCTTTGatacaaaaccacaaagaacaTGTTCCAAATGTTGTAGTTTGTTTTGCAAATCATGCCTGAAGTTCCcaaattttttgtgtgtgaggGAAGAAATACAAAGGCAGCTGGAAATGGAAGCATTCACAAACACCAGAATAAGGCCCTTCCAAAGTTTATCTAAGTAACACATTAAACCCCTTCATTCTCAGGTAATAGATTAAGAGGCCGAGATACACATCGTCTGTGAAGGTGAGGATACTGGAGGTTGGCAGTGTCAGCATCGCAAGAGTGCTCtatcagaggaggaggaggaaggagctgggcatGACTGGACCATCTTGACCCAGCCCGTGGGGAATCCAGAGGGGGAAAGAAATACCTGAAACAATtaagaaaggaacaaaacaccaaaacaacaaaaaaaaaaccaaaaccaaaacaaaacaaaaaaaaaaacaaaacaagaacaagAGAAAGGTAGTAAATACAAGGAGAACCAAAGGGGAGAAAAgacatgctggaaaaaaaaaaagctttagtaTATCCATGCCAAAACCAATAGAACATAATAGCAGAAATTAAGGCTTGTAATTCAAAGCAAGACAAATCTGGAAACTgttctttaaaggaaaatcatACAGTCTTTTCCACTGATATTCACAGAAAAGAACACCGTCATAATAACCCTAGTAAACATTTTTTACAAAAGAACAGACTGCTTTGGAAATCAAAAGGTTGTTGGAGTACAGCTATTAACAGGCTTTCATTCGCCAAGAATTTCTGCGATTTGTTAACAGAGCTTTTACTAACGCTGCATTTGTGATACAAAATATACATTATTTCCAAGTACATTTTCTGCATATGCATCTAATTCAGATAAACCTCACAGCACTTCTACAATAGATTTAAAAACATAGTTTTTACAGTACTTAAATTTAATAACATACATTTACAGAGGATAACTCCGTTCAATGTAATACAGTCTTCACAGCTGTTTACAAATTTGGGCAAAATGCTCCTAAATTTAAGATTCCTGGTGAATGCAAGACTCTGAATTCTgccatttaatttaatttaatttcatttcatttttctgctgtttttattaGAACTTACCCGTAATACTTGTGCATTTTAGTATAACTATATTAGATACCTACAGGTGTTTTCAGTCGTGTTTACAGTTCGGTGGACTTACACAAAGGAACAGCGATTAATGGAATCACAGGACAATTCCAAATAagcttcattttgctttcaatCTTTGTATGGCTCAAGTGCCTGTGTTTTTTAGGATACTATGCTTTGAGAATTGCAGTTACTCCATAGGAATGTACAAGCACATATCAGAAAAAGTACTTCTTTTAGGATGAAGAAAGTATGACAGTACttacaaaacatttatttgaagTCATACGAAGGCATAAATGAAGCAATACGAAACTTCTAAAAGCTACCCATCTGTACGATTATGAAAACACACTTTTCTTATTCCTTTAAAACTAACAGTTTCATATATTACAAAGCAATTACAACTTGTGATGTTTAGGAATTCTAATCAAATGCTGAACACtatgaaatgcaaaacaaattaGTTACCAAAGgacttcaaatgaaaattttaatggTCACTTCCCTCCTCCCATCCCAATTAAGGACCAgaattctcatttttagccACGTATTTTAATTTGacaagctttaaaaaatagatgTTTGGATGGAGTTTTTGGGGTTAGGGTTGttgtttgtggtttatttttccaaataagaAGCCTCTCCAAGTATTTTTCTATCAGGAGTTCCAACAGCATCAAACTGTGCGGGGTAGTACAAAAAAATGTACacaatgtgttttaaaaaggctttttgaATAGCATTTAGTAGTTAGCAGGCTGCTGGTGTCTTGGGAGAGATCAAACGGcgctggggaggggaaaaaggagttCGTTTTCCATTCCTGTGTGCATGCAACAAGCAGCAAAACACCAAAGTTACTCCAGTTAGCTTGGTAtcagctctgctttctgttaAAAAGGACATAATACAAATGGAGAATGGAAATTGTATCATAAATCTAGACATACAATTATATTAACATAACAACATAGCCCTACTGACTTATTTTACTATGTATGTCATCTGTTCTGAAACTATTTTGATTACAAATCCAGTTTGCTGATCATGTTTAAACGAAGTTGTCCAGATCTGCCTATGCTTTAGCTGTCCTAAAGTGCTTAAAATGTATAGACACCAAGACATAAAATCTACagtcacagacaaaataaattctgtgtaGCATATCATTTAGTCAAATGTCAGTGCATAAACCTGTATTATGTGTTAATACACTAAAACAAAGGTTAGCCACTGTGCTTATGCAATTCAAGCCAATGCgattacaaaagaaaacatgtagTTAAGTGTATCTTTTTTATAGTAAGGCTCAATCCTAAGAAAAGACACCGTATGTTTTGAAATTCCACAGCCAAGGACTTAATTCTGTATCAAAACGTTAATTCCAAATTGGAGCCaagaaaaatttattaaaaaacaaaagaacgATCAGGAGTTTCAGCTTCACCACGGCTTACTACCAGCTTCAGACAGAGGAAAACAACCAAGGGAGGAGGGAGACTAATCTTGCTGGCAGTAACACAGTGTTAGATAAAGAGATTGTGAAACCACTCCCTGCGCTCAAGAGTTATAAAAGTGCCTGTACCTCCCTAAAGGAACCAAAGCAGACAGAGCTTTGGATATCACATTTCCAAGACAGGActgcatttcagcatttttttttgctacactCTAAGTAGCACCTGGAACGAGGTGACCAATATCATTCTGGCCTTCTTTCTTGCTGAAGAGTCGGCCCATAGCACTCCCACTTTATCTCGTGAGGGAATTGAAAGCCCTTCTGTGTTCCACAGGGATCTGAAAGCCAGAACTGCCCTTAGAGATTGACTGCTGAGGAGATGTGAAGGCTACTACCCAAAAGGAAACTGTCAAGAGTACTGTACAGACGAGTATTTTACATTGAAAAAACACCAAATTAGTAGCTGTGTGTGGATGGAAATGCAGGCTATCCCAAGGCAATACAGGTGGCCACAGAACTTCAAAGCTGCTGCTATGGAATTTGACCATGTCTAGTCCTTACATAGGAAGCACCCAGAAAAGCTAATTGTACACACTCCGCCCTACAAATGCAGGGCTCAGTGCCCTTCTGGATTTTGGTGTGCACAAATTAAAATGCCTTTCAGAAGAGGCAGTTAATTTCAAGAACTAGACAGCAatttttacagaataaaaacaTAACAGAGAAAGCATATTAATCTGCAGTAAAAATGCCATATGATGAAGactaaaaacccccaaactttcATTCAATTAACGTTACGCTTGCAAAAATGGAAGTAAACTAACAGTAGCATAGGATTGCTGAAACCATACATTACAAAgtctgttttcctcctctttcattATCCCAGAGAAAACCAATTTGTTGCTGGTATTTCTGCTTCACTTTTAAACATGCATCTAAAACAAAAGGGCAGTCACAGCAGTATGATGGAGTTTCTCCTTGTAACTATTtcagagaagttatttttaataatgtgaAAGGACTTAAAGTGAAAATAgttgtttacattgcttttttaCAGAGAATGATTCAGTCTGGCTTAcggttttgttcattttccttttaagactGGCATGGACACCGCCACAGTGCAAAACTGGAAGATGTTGTAGAAGTGTTGATGCAATAAATGAaatagcacttaaaaaaaagtgtaaaaccTATACGAAGCCTGAGTGAAATTAAGAAGATTCAGTGAAGGGACTATTTACTGAAATTCAGTTTCTCTACTAATTAACCTACCTGCTGGTAGAGGATCCATTTAGTGAATTCTGTAGACTTGTGTTGGCAGAACCTAGAGAGGCATTAAAAATCCCCTGCTGAGAACTACCATTCACTGGACTCCCATTGCCTTTCAGTATACCCGTACACTTCCAGTTGTCCATGTAATTAGCTGCAAATATAGAGATAAAACACATTAGATTCTCTTCTGAAGCTCAGGTTTTGATACAGCTATGATATTTCAGCTGCTAGGCAGCTGGTGTGAATTAGAACTGAACTTCAATACCAATATACACATTCCAAACAGCTGAGGATCTGGCCTTCAGCAGTCTGACATTCTCTGCCTATCCACAACTTAAAACTCAGTTTTGTTCAAGAGCAAGAATGAGTTTCCtttatttaaatacagagaAACAAATAAGAAGGGATAAGGAACCTGCCagtgtagggtttttttgctgcctTTGGAAACTTTTAACAGAAACAAGCCATTTTGCCTGAGGGTTGTGACAGAAGGTAGATTTTCTAGTTTTGGCAGCAAGCACAGACAGGAATGCAGTACCCGTGCTAATCTAAAAAATGGCAACTTTACACA from Phaenicophaeus curvirostris isolate KB17595 chromosome 3, BPBGC_Pcur_1.0, whole genome shotgun sequence harbors:
- the LRRC14B gene encoding leucine-rich repeat-containing protein 14B isoform X1; this translates as MKSLQFISAEAFVSNAEFARKNLSGIARDLFPLLFKASYLLEQGEVIHDLVENWPLVDFNIGKLLGATVDYQEDLSHRTCSVCLESCLTGLRDYVLNHPSSCVKRLKVVDLTGMKDVEVQFCHCKKTMGRWARTQLLSKLCLELVFCLQQRQCDPGIFEISIDVLIELFVTDRNYELIVQALLKKSYCPLKICCVALRFDNLALQKFFYIIKLTDLSLLRKLEIVHNVRLEMEHLEILLNSIHFPLLTSLTLPARTFNVQRFTAADERMLSDIGEKMGEMMQLTELSVPFSILTGRIQKLLSPLKTPLKMLDVSNCSLNHADMVYLANSFHANHLEALDLSGHNILDLYPSTFFKFLSHFSSVLRILTLEDCNIQDTHLNMLILGLSPCQKLQEFKFLGNPLSSQALKHLFTFLCELPMLKNVEFPVPRDCYPVGITYPIDDASLCRFDHQKYESVAEELNLILLQANREDVKASTPLFGSYDAAVQETKNELGAYLIKSFKETLEKFTTSLNKMS
- the LRRC14B gene encoding leucine-rich repeat-containing protein 14B isoform X2; the protein is MSKFSFVIVRRQWADRNYELIVQALLKKSYCPLKICCVALRFDNLALQKFFYIIKLTDLSLLRKLEIVHNVRLEMEHLEILLNSIHFPLLTSLTLPARTFNVQRFTAADERMLSDIGEKMGEMMQLTELSVPFSILTGRIQKLLSPLKTPLKMLDVSNCSLNHADMVYLANSFHANHLEALDLSGHNILDLYPSTFFKFLSHFSSVLRILTLEDCNIQDTHLNMLILGLSPCQKLQEFKFLGNPLSSQALKHLFTFLCELPMLKNVEFPVPRDCYPVGITYPIDDASLCRFDHQKYESVAEELNLILLQANREDVKASTPLFGSYDAAVQETKNELGAYLIKSFKETLEKFTTSLNKMS